GTAAATCTACGCGGCGAATTCGACGGCCCTGCCTCGCCGAGATTCCAGTTCGCCGAAAATCAGCAGGCCACGCACCACCGCCAGTGACGGATTTTCGACAACAGACACCGACTGGATTCGACTGGCCGTGTCCTGTTCGACAAGTCGTTCCGTCATGGCGTTGGCAAATCCGCCAATCTGAGTTGGTCCACCCGCGCAGATGACAGCGAGCGGCGACGTTCCGATGGCTTTTTCGACGGATTCCGAGGCAACGAATTGGCGAATTGTCCGGGCAACGCGGCTGAGAATCACGCCATAAAGTCGTGACAGAGTGCGCTCACGCTCACCCGTTGAATTTCTTAAATGCACCGATCGATCGTGCTTCCATTCGCGAACCGCTGCCAGGTCCAGGTAACAGTTGCCTGTATCGTCCCAGACTTTCATCTGCAGTTGTTTTGCCATTTCGATGTCGACCCAGTTTGAGCCGACATCCAGCGTTTCCGCAATGATCTCACTGCCGTACCGAAACAAACTGACCTCGGTAATGTCTGTCCCCATGCAGACGGCGACACCGGTGAAGTTGTTGACGCTGCCGCATGCCAGCATCGTGGCTTCGGTCGGCGAACAGAACATCGGTGCGAAACCATGCATGCGAATCAATCGACTTAGGAACTCCACATTCCGTGGGTCATTTCTGACGCCTGACGTCGTGAAGCAACACTGTGAGTCGCGGCCACTGTGCGTGGGAAGCATGGACTGAGTGAGAATGTTCAGAATCTGCCGCGCAGGCGCATCGGTAGTCGGCACGTGCCCATCTGCGAACAGCGGCGCGCAGGGTTTGCGACTTAGCCAACGAACCTGATCAGCCTTGTTCCCGAAGACGACGTAGCTGTCTTCACATTTGGCGTACGATATTCCGAGTCGGCCGATGGCGTCCCGAAACGAGTCCAGCATGGGCAAGACAGCGTACTCAGAACGTTCGCTCAGAAACGTCACCGCTTTAGGATCTGTCGGATTGCGGAACGCCGATCGGATTGCGTAACCGCCGTAGTCAATTGCCGTCATCATGAATCTGTCTGCTCCTCAAGAAAGTTCAAAGCCCGATCCAGCCGACTGTCGTCAGGCCGACTGGCACGCGGCGCGGAGGATTGTGTGGAGGGGCCAGGCCCCGTTTGTGAGCCCGACGCCGAAGACTTAGTTGCCGATGAATTGGCCGCGACCGTTTGCCGCTTGCTTCCTCCGGTCTTGCGTGAAGACGCAAAGTTGGGCGGCGCAACCGGTGCGTGAGCGGCGTCGATTCGCAGGCGCTGTGGACCGGAGGGCTTTCCGAACAGGGCGACTTTCAGCGGCAGGTTGGCTTGCTGTAGTTCGAGTGGCAGCTTGTTCTGGATGAGGTCTTCCAGGTCCTGCCAGCTTTCCTGTGACTCAGGCTTGCCGGTTTCGTCCAGCCCGATCGACAGGATCGAAGCGTCTTCATCGACGTTGGTGGCTTGTGCCGTTGCGTGTTCTTGCGGCCATGCCGCCGGTGAGCTGTCAGCTGTCACTGGCACTTGTGTTTGGACTTCGGAGTTTTGTCGCTTCGCGATGTCTTCTGCATGCCGTCGCTCGTTTTCCATTTCTTGATTCGTCTTCAGCCAGCCGACACCAATCAGGACCATGGCAAACAGCAGCCCGGCAATAAACGTCAGATTCCAGATCGGAGAACTCGCGGCCTGCGCCTGTTGCCCTCGGTTGGCTTGTTGCTCTGGTTGCAGACGACCAGGTTCTGCGTGGTCAGTTCGCTGCATTGACGCCGCGTGAACGTAAGTTTCGGCGTTGTTTGAGCCTGCTGAATACTGATGCGAAGTGCGGTTGCTGGCCAGGTCGCCGTCGCTGGCATCCGTGATTGACAGATCAAAGTTGGGGCTGCCGGTTTCTGTCGTTGTTTGTACTTCTGCAGTTTGCAACTGCATTTGAGCAGTCGGTTCTTCGTATTCGATCGGCGGCAAAGCAGCAGGCAAGGTTGAATCGTCACTGGCCTGGCTGATGGGCAGCATAGCGGGCGGCGTGGTTGATGCCTGAGCCCGACTGTCTGCGATAACCGTTGGGCTATGTGAATAAGGTTCGCCAGCGGAGTCTGATCCGGCTAGTGCGGCATTCAGGTCGATCACGTCGCCGTGTTGGATCTGTTGCGAGCCTTCCAGGCGAATCGTACGCGCCGTTCCAGCGGCCGATCGGGTGACAGGAGCTGCCAGGCCAGGCGGAAGCTGCAGAAGGTCTGCCAGCGCGGCCAGAGACAGGCCGTCATTCAGTGGCAGCAAGGATGGGACTTCCCCCAACAGAACCAAAGCGTTGGGACGGGTGGTTGCATTTTCCGTTTGAGTTCGAAACACAACTACATCGCCCGAATGCAGCAACGCTCCTTTACCCTTCATGCTGGGGTACACCTGATCGGCCGCAACGGATCGTGCTGGCTGGCCGCGCAGAACAATGGCGTAACCCGGTTGACCACCGAATCCTGCTGACTGCAGCAGGTCCAGCGCATGGACGCGATCTGTCGGTTTGAATTCGTATGTCTGCGGTTGAGCGACATCGCCGACGACACTGAAACGCTGGACTGGCGGAGGCGCCATCGTTGCGAATTGCGCGGCGGCATGGGGGCTGAGTATCGTGCTAATCGCCAGTGCGACGAAGAACGTGGGACGAATCACGGTCTTTATTTTCACGTGGGAAAGAAGCCGATCCATGGCACCCATTCCTGAAGTCAGTCAGTGAACTGCAATATTCCGAACATGTCCCACCGCACGATAGCTGAACTGACACTGGACTGATGATCGCCCATGATTGGCTGCTACAAAGCGGTAGGACATAGTGGTTTTAGCGGAATCTGCGCGACGCAAAACGGACGTTCCGTGTCGGCAAGATTACGCTCATCTTACTCAATCGGCAGATTAACCGTTCAGAATCATTCTTTCCGTAACAGCAGAATGGTCACCGCATTTTGCCCAGTCGAATGGCCATGTGTTTGCGGCGTGTGCAACGGAAAGACTTGAGTCGAATACCTGGAATTCCTCAGTTATCGCATTGGGATTTTGAGTGAAGCCGGTCAATCGTTCCATCCGATACACCTTCACACGGAGAAGTTGAAAACGCTTTCCGCCGACCGTGCTGCCTCACTTCGCATCAGTGAGTTGCGGTGCAGTGGCCGGAAGCACCACATAGGCATTGGAAGGGAAAACTAATGCGACAACGACTACGCCTGTTCATCGGGGAGGATGAACTGAGCGACACTGGATTCGGCACGCCGGAAGTCTCAATGGAGCTGTCCGAATTTACAAAAGTTCTGTCAGACGCAATTGTCTGGGACCGCTCCTGGCTGGCGGATCTTGCCGATGAACGCGTGAAGGTTTCGGCCGATCTCTACGAAGTGCTGATGGCGTACTCGCAAATGCGACCAAGTGCGTAATCAATGTAAGGCGGACAACTCAAATTGATCCGTCCTTGCGACTTGAATCGAAACTGACCAAAATCTCCCGCCACTTCAGCGGGAGATTTTTTTGCGCCGTGTCGCCTTGGCTGACGTGCCTGGAAGAGGAATCAAATCATGAGCCACCGCGACGATGCCATTGCAATTTGGAAAGCCGGCGTCGATGCCGTGAGGTCCGACTTTCTGGTTCGCTCGAACGTTCGCTGCCATCGCGATTACCTGGAGATTTGCGGCTCGCGGTTTTCGCTGCAGGACGTCAGGAATATTGAAGTGGTCGGCGCCGGCAAAGCGGGGGCCGGGATGGTGCGGGGGCTTGAGGTCGCTCTGTCCGGCTTGCGAGACTCCATTCGATTGGATGGCTGGGTGAATGTGCCGCGGGACTGCGTGGAAGCGACGTCGGCCATCACCTTGTTTGCAGCTCGACCAGCGGGCAGCAATGAGCCGACGGCCGAGGGCGTGAAGGGAACTCGGGAGATCCTAAAACGAGTCCGTCAGTTAGATGAGACTGACCTGTGCATTGTTCTCATTTCGGGCGGCGGCAGCGCCTTGCTGCCCGCGCCGGCTCCCGGTGTCAGCCTGGACGACAAGCTGGCTGTCACAAGAGTTCTGGCCGCTGGTGGAGCTGATATTTGTGAACTTAACGTCGTGCGCAGTCAGCTTTCGGAAGTGAAAGGCGGTGGTCTGGTTCGAAACTGCGGGGCCGGTCGAGTGGTCTCGCTAATCATTTCTGATGTGATCGGCGATCCACTGGAAATCATCGCTTCCGGCCCGACGACGCCGTCAACCGCAACGGCCGACGACGCACTGGCGATTCTGCAAAAATATGATCCGACTCGAACTCTTGTTCCGGCGACTGTTTACACTCATCTTGAACGCGACGTACCGGCGAGCGGCGACGCGACCTGTGCTGTTGAAAATTTTCTGATCGGATCGAATGCCGTTGCAATTGCGGCGGCTGACGCTGCGGCGAAACAACGCGGCTACGAAGTCATCAATTTGGGATCCGAAAACGCTGGTGAAGCGGCCGATCACGGGCGGACGCTGTTCCAAAAGCTGGCGGACCTGCGGGACGGAAACTCAACGGGGCATCCCAAACGAGTGTGTCTACTCGCGGGCGGAGAAACCACCGTCAAACTGGCTGCGACGTCCGCCGATCGCAAAGGCGGCCGCAATCAGGAATGCATTCTGGCAGCAGTTGCAGCGAATCCGGACGCGGCCGCATGGCAGAAAATCACGCTGCTTTCCGGCGGCACAGATGGCGAAGATGGGCCCACCGATGCGGCCGGAGCTATCGCCGATGCGGAACTGGTCGGCCGGATGCACGCCGATGGTCTACAGCCGAACGACTTTCTGACGATCAACAATTCGTATCCGTTTTTCGACCAGCTTGATGGCCTGGTGAGAACCGGGCCGACTCATACCAACGTGATGGACCTGGCCGTTGGAGTTCTCGACGGTTGATGCAGTGACCGAGCTTTACCCGCGCTGACGCTGATAAATTTCCGAAAGAACGTCTTCGACGCTCTTGAACTTTTTCCCGGTTTCCTTGACCACTTCGATTCTCGCCATCGCATCCTGTGGCGTGTGTCCGACGCTGACAAGTGCTTCGTAGGCTTCGGCCAGCACATCCGGAGCAGCGCTGTCTGGTACATCGCCCGACACCATCAATGCGAACTTGGCCATTTTGCGTCGCAGCTTGGCCACGATTCGCTCGGCCACGGCCGGTCCTACGCCCGGCAAAGTACTCAGTTGCTTGATATCTCGCTCTTCAATGGCTGTGGCGACTTCACGCACCGGACGCACCATCGCTCGCAGAGCCTTCTTAGCGCCCACGCCGTCAACCGAACAAACCAGCTCGAAGAACTCTTTCTCGGCATCGTTGGCGAAGCCGATAATCCGCGGCGTAAGACGACCCTGTTGCGGATTGCCCTCGAGGTATTCAATTGTTCGAAGACTGATCTCTTCGCCAATTTTTCCCTGTAGCTGGCGACGTACAAGGTCCGGCAGAAGGACTTCGTGTTCGAAGCCACCGATCTGCAGATAGCCACAAACGTCCGTCAGGCTGACGAGTTTTCCGGTGATGCGAGTGATCAAGTAGCTTCAGTCCTGGGCGATAATGTTGTGCGGCTGCGAAACTACAGCGCTGCGAATTTAACGGAGTGGTATAGGCACAAACCGATGGCCGCGGCGTCTGCCACGTCGTTCGGTTCGGGGATCGTATCAAGTTTCAATTCTGTCTTCACGGCATACTGAATCTGTTCTTTGGAAGCCTTCCCGCTGCCAGTCAGCAGGCGTTTGATCTGAGTCGGCGTGTAGTGCACGATCGGCACTTCCGTTTCTGACAGCGTCAGCAGAATGGCTCCGCGTACATGAGCCATCAGAAGTGCAGTTTTGGGATTCTGAGCGTGCGAGAACAGCTGTTCGATCGCCACGATCTCGGGCTGAAGTTCGTCCAGCACTTCGCGCAGTCCGTGAGCGATCTCGCGAATGCGACTTTGCAGCGTCGTCTTCGGCGTGGATCGCAGGATGCCGCCTTCCAGCAAAAACGGTCCTTTGGCTCGACGTTCCAGCAAAGCGTAACCGGTGCGGTTCAGGCCGGGATCGAGTCCCAGATAGCGTTCGTGCGATTTGGTGTGAGCGTGTGCATTAAGGGCGAAAGACATGACGCGTCCGTATCGTCTGTGGCTGTAAGGTTGACCCGGTTCGGTTATACACCATTCTTCGGCGATTTTGCCAGCAGCACAACAGCCTGAGCTGTAATGGCTTCGCCCCGACCGACCGGTCCGACCGCTTCGCCCGACTTGGCCTTGACGTTGATACGATCTTCCGGCACGTCCAGGATTTCTGCCAGCCGTTGTCGAATGAGCGGCTTCCATGGGCCCAGACGCGGTCGTTCGCAGCAGATTGTACAGTCCAGATTTTGAAGCTGCCAACCGCCGCTGATCAGGCTGTTCCAGACGTGCTGGATCAGGTTCACTGAGTCTGCGTTTTTCCATTTGGCGTCTGTGTTCGGGAACCATTCGCCGATATCGCCCTGCCCTGTGGCACCCAGCATCGCATCGATAATGGCGTGCAGCAGTACGTCTGCGTCGCTGTGACCGTCGAGTCCGAAGTCGCAATCCACCGTCACGCCGCCCAGGATTAAGGGGCGGTCGGCGATGGTGCGGTGGACGTCACAGCCCTCTCCGACACGGAACTCCGGCAAATTCTGCATGTTGTGTTCATCTTTCCTGGAGGCTTGCCGCTTTGTGCCGCTCCACTCGGCAGAGGGCGATTGGATCTGCAGGTCTGGCGTTGACCACAAACGCCTTCGTGCCATAGTTTTCGCTTTTCAACGTGACGCAGAGTGTCCTTTTGCGCTTGGCGTGATGTCAAGGCGCTGTCAGATTTACGAGACGTGCTGTACTTTGTCTGAAGCTGAATGAGATTCCAACCGCCATATTTAGTTGCCATCCTGTTGCTAAGCGCAACCGGCTGCGCGCTGTTTGGTGCGAAGGGGAATCCGGTGCTGGAATCGCATGAGACTTTAAAGCCTGAGCAGGTGGCGAGTTTCGAGAGTGACGTTCCGGTGCACCGAGTGGTTCGGCTGGAAACGTCGATTATGTCGGCTCCAGCAACGGACCGACGGATTCGCGAATTGGTGTGGGATAACCTGGACGAATGCGGTCCGATGCCACCCGAAGACCGCCGTCGTCTGAATCAAAGCGGTCTGCGTATCGGCGTGTCCGGGGGAACTCTGCCGTGGGCTCTACAGAGTCTGCAGCGCGGAGACCGTGCCGTGCGAACGTCAGGTTCGACTCACGGAAAGACCGATGCTTTAGGACGACGTAGTGATTCGTTTGGATCACACGTGGCAATTCCGCAGGACAGCAGTTCGGTGATCGATCTGTCATTGGAACAAAACGGTCTGTTCATCCCGCCTGGAAAAATTGCCAGCATGACTGCCGGTGGAGAACTTAAGGACGCTCGATGCGTGATTGAACTGACTCCGATCGAGTACGGGCAGGGTTGGGTATTGATCCGATTTCTGCCGCAGATCCGTCACGGTGCCGTCACGACTCGATACAGCCTGAGTAGCGGCGGCGTGAGGATGCCGAAACAACAGGACAATGAACCGTTGTACGAGCAGCAGTTTGAATTGAAACTGCACACAAATGAAACCGTGGTGATCGGACATCAGGAACAGGATGAATGGACCGTCGGCCAATTGCTGTTTCAGTCGGATTCACTGACCTCAAAAAGCGAACGCCTGATTGCGCTGCAGCTTGTCGAAGTGGAAAACGTTGTCGGCCAGAAATCGCTTCAGGTCAGTTACAGCAAGTACTGATTGGAGCAGGTTTCCTTTTGTTGTGGACGGTTCGAGCTCGTGGGGCACAGCCTTCATAGTGCGAAACGCTTGTTCTGCGGCCACAAGTCACCGAGATTCGCTGTAGCCTTCCGCCAGTTCGAAAACGGCCAGAACCGGACAGTGATCTGATGCCATTGGCTCGCTGATCACTTCTGTGCTGATCAGCTTCAGCGACTTGCCCCGGAAGAACACGTAATCAATGCGTGATTGCGGATTGGAAGATGGTGCCGAAGGAGCTGCTGCTTCATCGATGGCGTTCGTCCACTTCTGTTCCAGAATCTTGATCGGTTCGGAGTCAGGCGTGGCATTCATGTCTCCCGCCAAGATTGCGGGCGGCGAACCGTCGCCGAACAGGCGGTTGATTGCCGTTGCCTCAGCCACTCTGTCTTCCGCAACGTTATGCTGGAAGTGAGTACTAATAAAACGCAGTGGTTTGTCGTTGGGAAGCCTGACGTCAACCGCGATGGCGGCTCGCGGGTAAGTTGTGAGTTCGGGTGTGGCAGCGGTATACGGCAAAGGCTGAATTTGGACATCCAGAATCGGCAGCCGAGTCAGCACAGCGTTTCCGTACAGTCCGCCCTGATAGTGCTGAGTCGGCCCGTAACGAACGGCCAGCCCCGTCAGCTTACCAAGCTCCTGCGCCTGATGAACTTTGCCGGAACGTTCGACCACAACATCGACTTCCTGCAAAGCGACAAGGTCCGGTTTGGCCTTGTTGATGACGTCGGCCAGCCGCTGAAGGTTGTACTCGCCGTCATTGCCCTGCCCGTAGTGAATATTGTAGCAGAGCACTCGCAGAGTTTTGGGCGGTGCCGCCTGAACGGAACTCACCGATGCTGTGATTGCCAGCAAACCAATGGCATACAGAAACGAGGTCAGCACACGGGACCGGCGTGCCGGGCTTGTGTCGTTGCGGGGGGCGTTGTTGATCGTGAGCATTCGGGGGTATCCGCGCGGGAAAAAGTGGCGTGAGGTGGGGCACATCAATCGTGCTGCAGCAGGTGGGGATCCTGAAAGTGCTGTTTCGACGCGGGGAAAATGTTTGAATGGGTGAGATCGGTCGGCCCGCGACGCTATATTAGGCACAGCGTTCCTCAAAACTCAACCGAATAGCGTGCCCATGAAAAGTCTCCTCGTCTTCCTGTCCGCTCTTTTCACCGTGCAACAATTTGCAACGGCCGCCGCGCCCAAACCGAACATTGTTTACATCCTGCTGGATGACGCCGGCTACGGCGACCTATCCTGCTATGGTCAGAAACTGTTCACCACGCCGCACATCGATCGATTAGCGGCGGAAGGCATGAAGTTTACTGAACACTATTCCGGATCCACCGTCTGCGCGCCGACGCGGTGCAGTTTGATGACGGGGCTGCATACCGGCCACACGTATGTTCGCGGTAATCGCGAAGTCAAACCGGAAGGTCAGGCGGCGATGCCTGCCGATATCGTCACGATTCCTCGGCTGTTGAAAAAGGCGGGTTACAAAACCGGAGCATTCGGGAAATGGGGACTGGGTGCTCCTTCGTCACCCAGTGATCCGGCTGAACATTTCGATTTGTTTTATGGCTACAACTGCCAGCGAGAAGCTCATTCGTACTACCCCGATCATCTGTGGCGCAACAAGCAACGCGTGCCGATGGACGGCGAAACTTATACCGCCACACTGATCATGGACGAAGCTCTACAGTTTGTGCGAGACAACAAAGCTGATCCCTTCTTTCTGTTTTTGCCCGTCACCATCCCTCATGCAGCCATGCACGCGCCGGAAGAGTATGTGAAACCGTGGCGCGAAAAGTTCCCTCAGTTTGAAGATAAAATCGGGAAGTACAGTGGCCCGGAAGTCAGGAATCCTGTGGCCGCGTTTGCTGGCATGATGACGTTGATGGATGAGGGCGTCGGCGACCTGATGGCTTTGCTTTCCGAACTAAACATCGACGACAATACGATCGTGTTGTTTAGCAGCGACAATGGGCCTCACAAAGAAGGTGGCCACGATCCCGAATTCTTCAACAGCAATGGGCCGCTGAAAGGTCACAAACGGGACCTGTACGAAGGCGGCATCCGCGCTCCGCTGATCGCGAGGTGGCCGGGCAACATTGAACCGGGTACCACGTCGGCTCTGATTTCGGCTCATTGGGACATGCTGCCGACCTTTTGCGAGCTGGCTGGCGTAGATATTCCCGCCGGCCTGGACGGCATCAGCATGGTGTCGGAATTGACGGGCGAAGGTTCGCAGACGCCTCACGAATTCCTGTACTGGGAATTCTATGAGAAGGGTGGCAAGCGGGCTGTCCGGTTTGGCAACTGGAAAGCTGTTCAGCAAAACCTAACCGGGGTTAATCAGAAGGACGGAGTCGAGCTTTACGACTTGTCTTCTGATATTGGTGAGGAGCACAACATCGCTGACGATCATCCGGATCAGGTGAAGCGAGCTCTTGAGTATTTCGCGGCGGCTCATACGCCTTCCGAATTTTGGTCGTTCGGACGTCGGAAAAAATAGCGGCGAGCGGCAAATGTCTGGCGTCTGACTTGTGAACGATTACGACCCGGTTCGGCCAAACACCATAATCGTGATGTCGTCGTTCTGCGGACGACCGTTGGCATGAGCTCGCACATCGGCAAGCAGTTCCTTGCCAAGTTGTTCCGGGTCACGCGGACCATTCTTGATAAATTCGATGACGCGGCTTTTGCCATAAAGATCGCCATCGGGGTCCATTGCTTCGTCAACCCCGTCTGTAATCAGCGTGAACACGTCACCAGGATCGATTTGCCGCTGCACAACTTCGTAGGGATAGCCGGACATAATACCGACCGGAATGCCGATGATTTCGTCGCTGAATTCTTCAACTGAACCGTCCCGCTTTTTGATGACCGGCGACATGTGGCCAGCGTTCGTCAACGTGATCACGTTCGTATTCAGATCAATCACACCCAGGATGTAAGTGACAAATCGGCCTTCGACCATGCTGTGACACATGTGGTCGTTGATCCGGTGGATGGCAACCGATACGTCATCTGTGAAACTCATCGTATTCTGCACGACACTGGCCATGCGCGACATAATCAAAGCGCCGGGAACACCTTTGCCAGCGACATCGCCGAATGACACGCAGACTTTATCTTCACCAATCAGAAAGCAGTCGAAGTAGTCGCCGCCGACGGCCTGCGCGGCATCGTACGATGCGAAGAATTCGTACCCGTCAATCTTCGGCAACTCCTGTGGCAGCAGAGCGTGCTGTACACCACGAGCGATGCCCATTTCTTTGTCCTGCTTTTCTTTGGCCATGTACGTCACCAATAGACGAGCGTTCTCGTACGAGTTCGCAGCCTGACTGGCCACCGCCAGCAGCAACTGCAGGTCGTCGTCGGTGAAACGCTTCATGGGGTTCTGCGTGTCGAGATTGATCACGCCGAACGGTTCGTCATTGAGGTCCAGCATCGGGACGCACATCATGCTGTGGATGGTGAGGCTGGAAATTG
This DNA window, taken from Fuerstiella marisgermanici, encodes the following:
- a CDS encoding cell division protein FtsA — translated: MMTAIDYGGYAIRSAFRNPTDPKAVTFLSERSEYAVLPMLDSFRDAIGRLGISYAKCEDSYVVFGNKADQVRWLSRKPCAPLFADGHVPTTDAPARQILNILTQSMLPTHSGRDSQCCFTTSGVRNDPRNVEFLSRLIRMHGFAPMFCSPTEATMLACGSVNNFTGVAVCMGTDITEVSLFRYGSEIIAETLDVGSNWVDIEMAKQLQMKVWDDTGNCYLDLAAVREWKHDRSVHLRNSTGERERTLSRLYGVILSRVARTIRQFVASESVEKAIGTSPLAVICAGGPTQIGGFANAMTERLVEQDTASRIQSVSVVENPSLAVVRGLLIFGELESRRGRAVEFAA
- a CDS encoding endonuclease/exonuclease/phosphatase family protein — encoded protein: MLTINNAPRNDTSPARRSRVLTSFLYAIGLLAITASVSSVQAAPPKTLRVLCYNIHYGQGNDGEYNLQRLADVINKAKPDLVALQEVDVVVERSGKVHQAQELGKLTGLAVRYGPTQHYQGGLYGNAVLTRLPILDVQIQPLPYTAATPELTTYPRAAIAVDVRLPNDKPLRFISTHFQHNVAEDRVAEATAINRLFGDGSPPAILAGDMNATPDSEPIKILEQKWTNAIDEAAAPSAPSSNPQSRIDYVFFRGKSLKLISTEVISEPMASDHCPVLAVFELAEGYSESR
- a CDS encoding SpoIIE family protein phosphatase, yielding MPRLVLLKEGQATPYELSEYPVRLGRHPDCTVQLDSNMVSRFHAQLVQSDDQIMLEDLGSGNGSFLNGKQLLASTPSPLKNGDRIKLGPVKLRYENEAEDDSRQLNMTIGVELNEEASSTIMGSAAAGGYGLLDVRPEDKLKGILKINKALAGTVEIKNISPRILDTLFEIFPQADRGSILIRESASAPLIPVAQKHRDISNDETVRLSRTVLQRVLQEKAGILSADAAADSRFSASESISSLTIHSMMCVPMLDLNDEPFGVINLDTQNPMKRFTDDDLQLLLAVASQAANSYENARLLVTYMAKEKQDKEMGIARGVQHALLPQELPKIDGYEFFASYDAAQAVGGDYFDCFLIGEDKVCVSFGDVAGKGVPGALIMSRMASVVQNTMSFTDDVSVAIHRINDHMCHSMVEGRFVTYILGVIDLNTNVITLTNAGHMSPVIKKRDGSVEEFSDEIIGIPVGIMSGYPYEVVQRQIDPGDVFTLITDGVDEAMDPDGDLYGKSRVIEFIKNGPRDPEQLGKELLADVRAHANGRPQNDDITIMVFGRTGS
- a CDS encoding arylsulfatase encodes the protein MKSLLVFLSALFTVQQFATAAAPKPNIVYILLDDAGYGDLSCYGQKLFTTPHIDRLAAEGMKFTEHYSGSTVCAPTRCSLMTGLHTGHTYVRGNREVKPEGQAAMPADIVTIPRLLKKAGYKTGAFGKWGLGAPSSPSDPAEHFDLFYGYNCQREAHSYYPDHLWRNKQRVPMDGETYTATLIMDEALQFVRDNKADPFFLFLPVTIPHAAMHAPEEYVKPWREKFPQFEDKIGKYSGPEVRNPVAAFAGMMTLMDEGVGDLMALLSELNIDDNTIVLFSSDNGPHKEGGHDPEFFNSNGPLKGHKRDLYEGGIRAPLIARWPGNIEPGTTSALISAHWDMLPTFCELAGVDIPAGLDGISMVSELTGEGSQTPHEFLYWEFYEKGGKRAVRFGNWKAVQQNLTGVNQKDGVELYDLSSDIGEEHNIADDHPDQVKRALEYFAAAHTPSEFWSFGRRKK
- the ruvC gene encoding crossover junction endodeoxyribonuclease RuvC, with product MSFALNAHAHTKSHERYLGLDPGLNRTGYALLERRAKGPFLLEGGILRSTPKTTLQSRIREIAHGLREVLDELQPEIVAIEQLFSHAQNPKTALLMAHVRGAILLTLSETEVPIVHYTPTQIKRLLTGSGKASKEQIQYAVKTELKLDTIPEPNDVADAAAIGLCLYHSVKFAAL
- the ispF gene encoding 2-C-methyl-D-erythritol 2,4-cyclodiphosphate synthase, which produces MQNLPEFRVGEGCDVHRTIADRPLILGGVTVDCDFGLDGHSDADVLLHAIIDAMLGATGQGDIGEWFPNTDAKWKNADSVNLIQHVWNSLISGGWQLQNLDCTICCERPRLGPWKPLIRQRLAEILDVPEDRINVKAKSGEAVGPVGRGEAITAQAVVLLAKSPKNGV
- the ruvA gene encoding Holliday junction branch migration protein RuvA gives rise to the protein MITRITGKLVSLTDVCGYLQIGGFEHEVLLPDLVRRQLQGKIGEEISLRTIEYLEGNPQQGRLTPRIIGFANDAEKEFFELVCSVDGVGAKKALRAMVRPVREVATAIEERDIKQLSTLPGVGPAVAERIVAKLRRKMAKFALMVSGDVPDSAAPDVLAEAYEALVSVGHTPQDAMARIEVVKETGKKFKSVEDVLSEIYQRQRG
- a CDS encoding glycerate kinase type-2 family protein — protein: MSHRDDAIAIWKAGVDAVRSDFLVRSNVRCHRDYLEICGSRFSLQDVRNIEVVGAGKAGAGMVRGLEVALSGLRDSIRLDGWVNVPRDCVEATSAITLFAARPAGSNEPTAEGVKGTREILKRVRQLDETDLCIVLISGGGSALLPAPAPGVSLDDKLAVTRVLAAGGADICELNVVRSQLSEVKGGGLVRNCGAGRVVSLIISDVIGDPLEIIASGPTTPSTATADDALAILQKYDPTRTLVPATVYTHLERDVPASGDATCAVENFLIGSNAVAIAAADAAAKQRGYEVINLGSENAGEAADHGRTLFQKLADLRDGNSTGHPKRVCLLAGGETTVKLAATSADRKGGRNQECILAAVAANPDAAAWQKITLLSGGTDGEDGPTDAAGAIADAELVGRMHADGLQPNDFLTINNSYPFFDQLDGLVRTGPTHTNVMDLAVGVLDG